DNA sequence from the Arthrobacter sp. V1I9 genome:
GTGGTCATGAGCCTCTGCATCCCGCTCACCGGAAAGTTGTCCGACCGGATTGGCCGGCGCCCTGTCCTGTGGATCGGAGCGCTGAGTACGGTTGTCCTGGCAACCCCGGCCTTCCTGCTGATCGGCATCGGCGAAATCTGGTCCACGCTGGCCGGCCTTTCCCTGATCGCGTTCCCGGTGACGTTCTACGTGGCCAACCTGGCCTCCGCACTCCCGGCCCAGTTCCCCACGTCCAGCCGCTACGGCGCCATGGGCATCGCCTACAACTTCTCCGTGGCAATCTTCGGCGGAACGACCCCGTTCATCGTGGCAGCCCTCATCAGTGCCACCGGCAACGACATGATGCCGGCCTACTACCTGATGGGCACGTCCCTGGTGGGTGCCGTCGCCATTTACTTCCTGAAGGAGTCGGCCCAGCGCCCGCTGCCAGGCTCCATGCCCAGCGTGGACACCCAGGCAGAGGCCCGCGAGCTGGTGGCCACACAGGATGAGAACCCGCTGATCGATCTTGACGAACTGCCGTTCGAGACCCAGGACATCACGGATTCGAGTTCTGCCGGAAAGGCTCCCGCCCAGGTCTAGCCGCGCAACCAGGCAGGCGACAGCACCCAGGCAGTCCCCCACCGGGGAGGCCTTGTAGCAACGCTCCCGGCCCGTTCTGCGCAGCTTCTGCGGAAGCTGCGCAGAACGGGCCTTTGCCTTGCCACCTCAGGCCTTGCCGCCATGTTCATTTATGTCCTGTGGCCGCCCGGGAATGGCCCGGATGGAGCTGCCGGTGATACGTTCCGAAAGGCCCGGAAGGAACTCAGTGACAAGCAGGGACGGTGCACCATGAAGCTACTTGTGGAGCAGGTGCGCGCCCTTCATCGGCTGGAGCCGGCCAACCGGGACCACCTCGCAGCACTGCGGGTAGCCATCAGCGTTGCAGTGCCCTCGCTCCTGCTCCTGGCGGCAGGCCACACCGACCTCATCATGTATGCCGTCTTCGGTGCCCTGACCGGCATGTACGGCCGCTCGGAACCGCACCAGCTCCGCCTCCGGCACCAGGCCCAGGCCGCGGTAGTCCTGCTCGGCGGGGTTGCTGTCGGCCTGTTCCTGTCCGTCAACCACCTGCACTCGTGGTGGCTCGTCGCCGTCGAAGCAGTGCTGGCCGGCGTCGGATCGGTGTTCGCGGACCGGGTCCGGCTCAAACCCAACGGGCCCTTCTTCGGCGTCCTTGCGCTCGGAGCCTGCGCCTCGGTACCTATGGAGGTTCCCTGGCAGGTCGCCATGCTCATCGCCGCAGGGTCGGCCGCCTTCTCCCTACTGGTGGGCTTCGGCGGCTGGATCCGCCACAGGTCCTGGCAGCGCGGGGCCGTCCGGAGCGCTCCTGCCGAACAGCCCGCCGGCCGCCCTGAGTTGCTGATGCACGCTGCCCGGTACGTCCTCGCTGTCGGCGCCGCGGGAACGGTCGGGGTCCTGTCCGGCAGCGGCCACCCGCACTGGGCCATGGCAGCCGCGGCCGTGCCTCTCGCCGGCGCCGACCTCCCCAGCAGCGTCCGGCGCGGGATCCACCGCATTGTGGGGACGTTCGTGGGGCTGGCGGTCACAGCCGCGGTCATCATGCCCGGCCCGTGGTCCCTGGCAGGGCTGTTCCCCGGCCGGCAAGCCGTGCTGCTGGCACTGCTGGTGATCCTGTTCCAGTTCACCACCGAGTTGTTTATGGCCCGTCATTACGGCCTGGCCATGGTCTCCTTTACGCCGGTGATCCTCCTGATGACCCAGCTCGCCGACCCCATCGACCCCGCAGTCCTGATTCTGGAACGCGGCGTCGAGACGCTGGTGGGTGCATTGGTGGGAATCGCTGTGGTGGTTGCAGTGCGGCGGGCGGGTACGCGCAACCCTGCAGTTCTATTTGGGTTTGCGCGCCGGTCCCGCCACTAACCGTGCCGGCGCCACCCTCGCCAGCGCCGCCACTGCCTTGTACCGCTTGGACGGGATGGACACCGCTTTGCCCCGCTCGTTGTCCGCCAGGCCCTCCCGCACTACCCGCTCAGCGTTCAGCCAGGCCCATGACGGCGCCACGGACTTGTCCATTCCCATCCGGTCGTGGAATTCGGTGTGGGTAAAGCCTGGGCATACCGCGGTGACCTTGATGCCGCGCGGGCGGTAGGTGAGGTTGGCCCAGCGGCTGAAGCTCACCAGCCACGCCTTCGCCGCGGAGTAAGTTCCCCTGGGCAGGAACGCGGCGATGCTCGCCACGTTGATGATCCGGCCGCTGCCCCGCTCCAGCATGCCCTTCAGCGCAGCATGGGTGAGCTCCATGGCCGTCTCGCCATGCAGCTTCAGGTGCTTCTTCTCCTCCGAGATGGGGTTGTCCTCGAAATTGTGCAGCAGCCCGATCCCTGCGTTGTTGACCAGGATCCCCACCGGCCGCTGCGGTTCGGACAGGCGTCTGACGACGGCGGCCACGCCGGCGTCGTCCGTCAGGTCCGCGGGCAGCACCTCGGCCGTGATTCCGTAGCGCTGTTCCAAGCCCGCCGCTGTTTCCTCGAGGCGGGCCCGGTTCCGCGCCACCAGCACCAGGTTGCACCCTTTGGCCGCGAGCTGCCGTGCGAACTCGGAACCCAGGCCTGCACTGGCACCGGTGATAAGGGCTGTGGTTGCGGCGATGTCTGCAGTCATGCTGCCAGCCTAGCCACCGGTGTCCTGTCCTGGGTTATTGCCCCGCGAACCTCGCCAACGGGTTCGCCAGGCGCCCGGCCATCTGCAGCCCGCCGGAAGGATCCGCCAAATCCAGCATCTGCTGGTTGTTGCGCAGCTGCAGCCTGTTGAGGCAGGACAGCTCAAAGTCTGCGGTAAAGAGGTCATGCCGTGAAAACTGGTCGGCCAGCCCGGGATGCTGTGCCTGGTAGTCCTTGATGGCGGCAGCAGCTGTGCGCCAGAACTCCTCCTGCCTCAGCTTTCCGTCCTCCTCGAGGAGCGCGGCCAGGAAGCGGAAGATGCAGTCGAAGACGTCAGTGAATATGGCCAGCACCTTCTCGTCGTCCGGAATGTCCGCCTTGATCCGTGACACCTCTTCGGGCAGGTCCAGCCTGTCTCCCATGACCACAATTTCCTCCGCGATGTCCTTCATGATGGCGCGGACCGGCACGCCATCCTCGAGGACAAGGATGACGTTCTCGCCGTGCGGCATAAAGGCCAGTTCGTACTGGTACAGGCAGTGCACCAGCGGAACCAGGTACGCCTCGAAGTACCGCCGCAACCACTGCTCCGGCGCCAGCCCCGAGCGTTCGATGAGGGCGGAAACCATCGACGTGCCCTCGGAGTCCACGTGCAGGAGCGACGCCATGGTGGCCAACTGCTGCCCGTCCTGCAGGAGCGGCAGCGGGCTCTCGCGCCACAGCGCGGACAGCATCTTCCGGTATGGCGAGCCGTTGGTTGACCCGGCCTCGTAGTACCCGTTGTGGTAGCCAATGGCGGCGATTTCGCCGATCATGGTGAACCCGCGTGACTGGAGTGCGCCGTCCGCCTCGATCAGGTTCCGCAGCCAGTCGTTGATGGCCGGGGTCGCCTTCATGTACTGCGGCGACAACCCACGCATAAAACCCATGTTCAGCACGGACAAGGCAGTCTTGACGTAGTGGCGGTCCGGAACACTGGTGTTGAAGAACGTACGGATGGACTGCTGCGCCTGGTAGCTGTCCGTCCCGGTGCCCAGGTGGACGATGCGCTGCCGGGCGATCTCCGCGGCGAACGTCACGGTGAGCTTGTTCTCCCACTGCCACGGGTGCACCGGCATCAGGAAGTACTGGTCCGGGTCCCGGCCCAGCACCTGCAATCCGGCGGCGAAATGGCCCAGCAATGCGCCGAGTTCGGCCTTCAGGTGGGCCTGGTAGTCCAGCCCCGCGCTGGACGTAAAGACGGCGTGGCTGCGGTGCACGGCGATCCATTCAAGCTGCACTAGAGCGCCCGTTTCGGGGGCGAAGGCGCGGTAGTCGTTGAGGCCGAAGCCCAGGCGTCCGTTGTTGGCCACAAAGCAAGGGTGGCCCTCGGTCATGCTCCGCTCGATGGCCTGGAAGTCGACCGCGCGGTCCAGTCCGCCGGTGACCCCCGCCGCCAGTTCGGCGGCCGACGGCTGGCCGGCCCACTGCTTGTAGGCGTGGCTCGCCAGGGTGCTGCTGATCTCCTCGAGGTACACGGGGAGCATCTGGAGGTTGATGCCAAGGGTGCCCGAGAACGCCGTAATGAACTCGAGCGCGTCCAGCGGCGCTTCGGTGCCGTGCAGGAAGTACCGGACGGAATCGGCGTCGACGGACCAATGGTCGAGTTCGAGGACCCGTGCGCTGAAACGGTACTCATGCGTGCCGTCGTCGCTCCGCACCCGGTAGCTGCCCGGCTCTTCAGCGACCGGTTCCGGGGCAAGGATCCGCTCGTGCGAGAACTCCGCGAGCGCCTTGCGGAGCAGGTGCCGGTTTGCCCTGTCCCACCGGTCGCCGGTGAGGTGGGGTGCGGCAGCTGCGGGGGCAAGGTCCGTGGCGGGGGCAGGAGTGGAGGATTCGAGGTGGATGGTCATAGTGCGGCTTCCTGGAGGGTGGTACGGGTGAGGGGCAAGGCCGCGCGGGCGGCGAGGTAGTCATCGCGGCTGCAGAAGCTCAGCAGCGCGTCCTTATCCGGCAGGGTGACTACCCCGGCGAATTGGAAGCCCAGCCGCTCATTGAGGGCGTGGATTTTGGTGTTGCCCGCATCCGGTTCCACCACGACGCGGTCCACTCCGGGCTTGGCGAACAGCCGGTCCAGGACTGCGTCCATGACAGCGGTGGTGTAACCAGGTTCAGGCCCTTCCGCCGGCGGCGCCACCAACAGGTGCATGCCCAGGTCCCCGGGGAGGACGGGGTAGACCGGCGCCAGCGGTGAGAACGCTGGAAGGTATTCCTCCATCAGGAAGGCGGGGACGCCGTCGTCGAGCCCCAGCAATGCGTGGTGGTGGCCGTTGGTTTGGATTTTTGTGTACTCCTCCACCACGTCGTCCACACTCGCGGACAGCATGCCCCAGAACGCGGCGTAGGGTTGAGTTACCCAGGCGTGGAGGAGCGGCGCGTCGGCTTCTGGGTCGAGGCAGCGGAACGTGAACCTCACGCCGGCACCCCTGTTCCAGCCTCTGACACCGTCTCAAAGACCCCCAGGTCTGCCGGCGCGCCGAACTGCTGGAAGGCGATGCTGCGCTCCACCGGGTATACCTCGCGGCCGGTGATCTCCCGCAGGATGCAGGAGTTGCGGTAAGCGCCCATGCCCAGGTCCGGGGTGACGAATCCGTGGGTGTGCAGCTCCGCGTTCTGGACGAAGATTTCTCCGGGTTCGACGCCGGTGCTGTAGTTCCGGTCCACGGCGAACCTCCCGGCGGCGTCCCGGGCGATCCGGTCCTGGATGCCGGCCAGGAAGCCTGGTTCCTGGTAGCCATAACCGGTGGCCAGCACCACCGCTTCGCTGTCCAGCGTGTAGGACGTGCCCTGCTCCCCGTGTTCCAGGTGCAGGGTGTGGGTTTCCGCTTCCGGGTTCCAGTGGGCGGCAGTCAGGGTCGAATGCGTCAGCAGCCGGGTGTCCACCATGCCGGAGATGCTCTTGGTGTAAAGCAGGTCGTAGATGGCGTCGATCAGGTCGGAGTTGATGCCCTTGTAGAGGTTCTTCTGGGTCTTGTTGAGGTGGTCGCGCTGGTGCTGCGGGAGGCCGTGAAAGTAGTCCACGTACTCGGGGGAGGTCATCTCGAGGGTGAGCTTGGTGTATTCCAGCGGGAAGAAGCGGCCGGAGCGGGTCACCCAGTTCAGCTGGTAGCCGTGCGCGTCCGATTCCTGCAGCAGCTCGCAGTAGATCTCGGCGGCACTCTGGCCACTGCCGAGGATGGTGATGCTCCGCTGCTGCTGCAGTTCCGCCTTCCGGGCCAAATAATCGGCGTTATGGATAACCACTCCCCCGCCACCGGCTGCCGCTTGGGCCAGAATTCCTGCCGCGGCCTCCGGCACGTACGGGGAGGTGCCGGTGCCCAGCACCAGCCGCCGCGCCAGCAGCACCCCAGGCCCTTCCGGGCCGGAGACGGAAAGCCGGTACACGCCGTCGCGGTACGTCACGTCCAGCACAACTGTGCCAAAACGCACGGCGGGCAGCTGCCCGGCCACCCACTGGCAGTACTGGTTGTACTCGGCACGCAGCGGATAAAAGTTCTCCCGGATGTAAAAGCGGTACAGCCGGCCGGTCTGCTTGAGGAAGTTCAGGAACGAGTAGGGCGAGGTGGGGTCGGCCATGGTGACGAGATCGGCCATGAAGGGGACTTGGAGGTGGGCGGGTTCCAGCATCATTCCGGGGTGCCAGTCAAAGGCTTCCCGGCGCTCCAGAAAGATGCCGTTCACTCCTTCCACCGGCTCCGCAAGTGCGGCGAGCCCCAAATTGAAGGGCCCGACGCCGACGGCAGCGAAGTCGTAAATCCTGCTGTTGGTGGAGGTGCTCACGCGGATACCTCGCGCTGCAGCAGACCCGCGCCGGTGCGGCGCAGAAGGGAGACGATCCCGGCAATATCCTCAAGGGTGGCCTCGGCGTTGAGAAGGGTGAACTTGAGATAGTGGCGCCCTCCCACTGTCGTCCCGGCAACCACAGCTTTCCCGGAGGCGAAGACGGCGGCACGGATGGCCGGGTTCAGGGCATCGGCGGCGTCTTCGGAGAGGCGCCCGCCGGATTCCAAGCGTGGCCGGTACCGGAAGACGAGGGTGCTGAGCTGGGGCGGTGCGGCCAGTTCGAAATCGTCCTCGGCGGCGAGGAGCGAGCCGACGCGGGCGGCAAGGTCTATGGCTTCATCGAACAGGGCGCCGACCGCCTCCGCGCCCATAATGCGAAGGGTCAGCCAGAGCTTCAGCCCATCAAAGCGCCGGGTGGTCTGGATGCTTTTGTCCACCTGGTTGGGGATCTCGGCAAGGGCGGCGCTTTCCGGGTTGAGGTAGTCCGCGTAGTAGGTGATGTGGCGGAGCATGGTGCGGTCGCGGACCAGCAATGCGCTGGAACTGACCGGCTGGAAGAAGGTTTTGTGGAAGTCCACGGTTACCGAATCGGCCAGCCCAATTCCGTCCAGGAGGTGGCGGTAGCGGCCGGAAACCATCAGGCCGCCGCCGTACGCGGCGTCGATGTGGAACCAGGCGCCGTAGGCCCGGGCCAGTGCGGCGAGCTCTGCGAGCGGGTCCACCGCGCCGAAGTCTGTAGTCCCGGCGGTGGCGACAACCGCCATGGGCGACAGGCCGGCGTCGTGCGCTTCCGCCATGGCCTCCGCGAGGGAGGCAGGGTCCATGCGGTGGTCAGGCGTGCAGGGAACGGTGATGACGGCGTCGAACCCCAGGCCCAGCATGGATGCCGACTTCTGGATGCTGAAGTGGCTGTCCTCGGAAGTAAAGATCCGTAGTGTGTCCAGCAGGGCCGGGAGCCGGAGGTCGCTCCGGGACGGGTCCTGCCGGAGCCCGGCCACTGCGTGGTTGCGTGCGATCAGCAGGGCCTGGAGGTTGGACTGGCTGCCGCCGGATGTAAAAATGCCGTCGGCATCGCTTCCCAGGTGCAGCCTTTCCGCGGCCCAGTCGACGAGACGGCGTTCAATCATGGTGGCACCTGCGCTCTGGTCCCAGGTATCCATCGATGAGTTCACCGCGGACAGGATGGCCTCACCCACCAACGCCGGAATCACCACGGGGCAGTTCAGGTGCGCCGCGTACTTGGCGTCGTGGAAGTAGACCGCGTCGCGCAGGTAAACGTCTTCGAGTTCCTGCAGCGCGGCAGCCGTGTCCGGCAGGGGCGTTTCGAGGTCAACCGCCGCTACCCGCGCCTTCAACTCCGTAGGTGCGACGCCGGTGAACGGCCGTGTGCCCCGCTCCAGTTTGGTGGCAACGGTTGTGACACCCTGCAGGACCTGTGCCACGTAGCGGGGTGAATTGCGCGCGTTGAAGAGGTGGTTAGTGGCTCCGAGGGCGAGTTCCACGCGCGAACCGAAGTCCTGGCCCGACGGCTCGGGGTTATTTGGTGGGGAGTCCATTTGTAACTCGTCAAGACGGGGCATCAGGGGCACGGTTTTCCTTCGGTCGGTCGGCGATCATCCAAGTGCAAAGGCAAGCCTTACTTAGGACACCCTTTTAATCAAACTTTTGTGATGTATTGGTCCCATGGGTTCTAATTTCGGCCATATATTGCCTCACGGGCCGTCATTGACTGGCAGTCGGAGCCACTGCTCCCGCAGAATGTCCCCCCACGCATGCCCGACCGTGTGACAAGACAACGCGGGGTGCCAGCGCTAGGGTTGGGCTACCAGCAGCCACGGCTGCGTATTGCTGCGCATCAATTGGGGGAAACGTGGAGCAGTCAGGAAGCGCGGTCGGATTCCGGGAAGTGGACCAAGACGGAAACCCGGTTAGCGAGAAGCTGCAGTCTGCAGCGGTGGAAAATTCGACAGGCGTGGGTCGCTTCGGCATCAACCCGTTCATTGTGGTTCTATGGCCAATGGCTGCCGTGCTGATCGGCGGCGGCCTCGCGGCGCTCCTCAACGCCAACCTGGCACTGGGACCGTCGAGCGGAGAAATGCCGCTGGCTTTCATGGTTTTCACCCTTGCACCGCATGCAATTCTGGGCGGCATCATCGCCGTCATCGGACTGCTGCTGTGGCACGCAACCCAGTGGCAGCGCCGGCGCGGCTAGGGGCGGCCGCCAGCGGAACCGTCCGGCACGAATAGCCGGCATCTGCTGCAGACCGGGCCAAGCCGCATGTGTCATGGGCCACACGCCGATTTGCCCAGCCATTAGTAAGCATGCTTAGGTTATGTAGTAAATGAACCTCCGCAAGCAGTCGCGGCGGTGCTGCCAACGCCGGCAGCACCGTGAAGAAGCCCAAGGACGACCATCATGACCAGCGTTACAGAAAACCAGCCAGGGGCTCCTGCGGAGCACGAAGCAGGAGCAGAAGCCTCATTGAGCTTCATCCGTCCGGTGGATGCGGGGCTGCTGGTCACCCTGAATTCACGGATGCATTGCCGTGCCCCCATGCAGCTGGTGGATCCGGACGCCACGCCGCTGCACCAGCCCGTCCACGTTGACAGTGCCCAGGTCATTGCGGTGAGCGCCGGCTCCCCGACCGCCAGCGTTGACACCTACCGCTGCGGCTGCGGTTTCACCATCGATGTCCCGGTAGCCAGCCTGCACGCCCTGGCGAGCTAACGGGCAACGGGAGCCCTGGCGGCTTCCACCGCCAGGCGCGTATCCTCCAGGACCAAGTCCGCGTTAATGGCGGCGGCAGCCTTCAGCCCGGCAGCCGCCGCAGTCATGACCTGGGCGGAAACGTCGGTGGCATTGCCGGCGGCCCAGACTCCCGGGCAGGACGTGCGCCCCGATTCGTCCGTCGCCAGGCGCGTGCCCCGGCCCCTCTTCCAGATCATCAGGCTCCAGCCCCAGGGCTTGGAGCATGTTGGCCTTGCTGACGGTTTCGGGGCTGACCACCAGCACTTCCAGCGGTACTGCCGATCCGTCGTCGAGCGTAACCGCCGTGAGCTTGTCGTCCTGGCTTACCAGCCCGCGGACCCGGCCCTCAATGACCTTGACGGACCGTGCGTCCAGCTGTTCCGATTGGCCCGGGCTGAGCGCCAGTTCGCCGTTGAGCAGGAGGGTCACGTCCGGGCTCCACTGCCGGAAGGTCAGGGCGTGGAGAACCGCGTGGGCGTCGGAGGCCAGCACTCCCACCTTTTGGTTTCGGATTTCCCAGCCATGGCAATAAGGGCAGTAGAGCACATCCCGCCCCCAGCGGTCGGCCACCCCCGGCAGGTCGGGGAGCTCA
Encoded proteins:
- a CDS encoding NAD(P)/FAD-dependent oxidoreductase, with the translated sequence MNHQEQLFDVAVIGGGPAGLSAGVALARALRSVIVIDAGGQRNLPAEGVHGFLTREGMSPRELLAAGREELAEYGGEAIAGEVKSATRDGDNFVLSLDDGTTCTARRLLITSGIQDELPDLPGVADRWGRDVLYCPYCHGWEIRNQKVGVLASDAHAVLHALTFRQWSPDVTLLLNGELALSPGQSEQLDARSVKVIEGRVRGLVSQDDKLTAVTLDDGSAVPLEVLVVSPETVSKANMLQALGLEPDDLEEGPGHAPGDGRIGAHVLPGSLGRRQCHRRFRPGHDCGGCRAEGCRRH
- a CDS encoding lysine N(6)-hydroxylase/L-ornithine N(5)-oxygenase family protein: MSTSTNSRIYDFAAVGVGPFNLGLAALAEPVEGVNGIFLERREAFDWHPGMMLEPAHLQVPFMADLVTMADPTSPYSFLNFLKQTGRLYRFYIRENFYPLRAEYNQYCQWVAGQLPAVRFGTVVLDVTYRDGVYRLSVSGPEGPGVLLARRLVLGTGTSPYVPEAAAGILAQAAAGGGGVVIHNADYLARKAELQQQRSITILGSGQSAAEIYCELLQESDAHGYQLNWVTRSGRFFPLEYTKLTLEMTSPEYVDYFHGLPQHQRDHLNKTQKNLYKGINSDLIDAIYDLLYTKSISGMVDTRLLTHSTLTAAHWNPEAETHTLHLEHGEQGTSYTLDSEAVVLATGYGYQEPGFLAGIQDRIARDAAGRFAVDRNYSTGVEPGEIFVQNAELHTHGFVTPDLGMGAYRNSCILREITGREVYPVERSIAFQQFGAPADLGVFETVSEAGTGVPA
- a CDS encoding FUSC family protein, with translation MKLLVEQVRALHRLEPANRDHLAALRVAISVAVPSLLLLAAGHTDLIMYAVFGALTGMYGRSEPHQLRLRHQAQAAVVLLGGVAVGLFLSVNHLHSWWLVAVEAVLAGVGSVFADRVRLKPNGPFFGVLALGACASVPMEVPWQVAMLIAAGSAAFSLLVGFGGWIRHRSWQRGAVRSAPAEQPAGRPELLMHAARYVLAVGAAGTVGVLSGSGHPHWAMAAAAVPLAGADLPSSVRRGIHRIVGTFVGLAVTAAVIMPGPWSLAGLFPGRQAVLLALLVILFQFTTELFMARHYGLAMVSFTPVILLMTQLADPIDPAVLILERGVETLVGALVGIAVVVAVRRAGTRNPAVLFGFARRSRH
- a CDS encoding IucA/IucC family siderophore biosynthesis protein, which encodes MTIHLESSTPAPATDLAPAAAAPHLTGDRWDRANRHLLRKALAEFSHERILAPEPVAEEPGSYRVRSDDGTHEYRFSARVLELDHWSVDADSVRYFLHGTEAPLDALEFITAFSGTLGINLQMLPVYLEEISSTLASHAYKQWAGQPSAAELAAGVTGGLDRAVDFQAIERSMTEGHPCFVANNGRLGFGLNDYRAFAPETGALVQLEWIAVHRSHAVFTSSAGLDYQAHLKAELGALLGHFAAGLQVLGRDPDQYFLMPVHPWQWENKLTVTFAAEIARQRIVHLGTGTDSYQAQQSIRTFFNTSVPDRHYVKTALSVLNMGFMRGLSPQYMKATPAINDWLRNLIEADGALQSRGFTMIGEIAAIGYHNGYYEAGSTNGSPYRKMLSALWRESPLPLLQDGQQLATMASLLHVDSEGTSMVSALIERSGLAPEQWLRRYFEAYLVPLVHCLYQYELAFMPHGENVILVLEDGVPVRAIMKDIAEEIVVMGDRLDLPEEVSRIKADIPDDEKVLAIFTDVFDCIFRFLAALLEEDGKLRQEEFWRTAAAAIKDYQAQHPGLADQFSRHDLFTADFELSCLNRLQLRNNQQMLDLADPSGGLQMAGRLANPLARFAGQ
- a CDS encoding SDR family oxidoreductase, which gives rise to MTADIAATTALITGASAGLGSEFARQLAAKGCNLVLVARNRARLEETAAGLEQRYGITAEVLPADLTDDAGVAAVVRRLSEPQRPVGILVNNAGIGLLHNFEDNPISEEKKHLKLHGETAMELTHAALKGMLERGSGRIINVASIAAFLPRGTYSAAKAWLVSFSRWANLTYRPRGIKVTAVCPGFTHTEFHDRMGMDKSVAPSWAWLNAERVVREGLADNERGKAVSIPSKRYKAVAALARVAPARLVAGPARKPK
- a CDS encoding GNAT family N-acetyltransferase, which gives rise to MRFTFRCLDPEADAPLLHAWVTQPYAAFWGMLSASVDDVVEEYTKIQTNGHHHALLGLDDGVPAFLMEEYLPAFSPLAPVYPVLPGDLGMHLLVAPPAEGPEPGYTTAVMDAVLDRLFAKPGVDRVVVEPDAGNTKIHALNERLGFQFAGVVTLPDKDALLSFCSRDDYLAARAALPLTRTTLQEAAL
- a CDS encoding aspartate aminotransferase family protein, producing MDSPPNNPEPSGQDFGSRVELALGATNHLFNARNSPRYVAQVLQGVTTVATKLERGTRPFTGVAPTELKARVAAVDLETPLPDTAAALQELEDVYLRDAVYFHDAKYAAHLNCPVVIPALVGEAILSAVNSSMDTWDQSAGATMIERRLVDWAAERLHLGSDADGIFTSGGSQSNLQALLIARNHAVAGLRQDPSRSDLRLPALLDTLRIFTSEDSHFSIQKSASMLGLGFDAVITVPCTPDHRMDPASLAEAMAEAHDAGLSPMAVVATAGTTDFGAVDPLAELAALARAYGAWFHIDAAYGGGLMVSGRYRHLLDGIGLADSVTVDFHKTFFQPVSSSALLVRDRTMLRHITYYADYLNPESAALAEIPNQVDKSIQTTRRFDGLKLWLTLRIMGAEAVGALFDEAIDLAARVGSLLAAEDDFELAAPPQLSTLVFRYRPRLESGGRLSEDAADALNPAIRAAVFASGKAVVAGTTVGGRHYLKFTLLNAEATLEDIAGIVSLLRRTGAGLLQREVSA